The Trichoplusia ni isolate ovarian cell line Hi5 chromosome 17, tn1, whole genome shotgun sequence genome includes a region encoding these proteins:
- the LOC113502638 gene encoding cuticle protein 8-like: protein MKTPAYPKYEFGYKVEDPHTGDIKSQHEHRDGDVVKGYYALHQPDGSVRHVDYHGDKHSGFHADVKHSTHHIVPHHGHHGHHY from the exons ATGAAAACGCCT GCCTACCCGAAATACGAGTTCGGATACAAAGTAGAGGACCCCCACACTGGTGACATTAAGTCTCAGCACGAGCACCGCGACGGAGACGTCGTCAAGGGCTACTACGCTCTGCACCAACCCGATGGTTCCGTCAGACATGTTGACTACCACGGTGACAAGCACTCTGG CTTCCACGCTGACGTTAAGCACAGCACCCACCACATCGTGCCCCACCACGGTCACCACGGTCACCACTACTGA
- the LOC113502643 gene encoding uncharacterized protein LOC113502643 produces the protein MITNIKNKHDNIEFACFFFQIICGLSLLVLVAESAKHHHKPAFSSQYLYKHDGHAQKTFIYVHEKPKKHKHDEPNDGSYEEPTFFEGSPEEEGPTFNAPSNEGPIVNGGLTVVEGPKFGAPTYEGPVEGQTFGGPSLGPPTFSVPTFITPNFGGNSFEGASNEEQSEEDVSHDGHKKHKKHKKHEKHVDYYTHPKYKFAYKVEDEHTGDKKSQHEHRDGDKVKGFYELHHPHAGHRHVHYHADKHSGFHADVKHSTHHVVPKHHH, from the exons ATGATTACAAACATCAAAAA TAAACATGATAATATCGAATTtgcttgtttcttttttcagattATTTGTGGTCTGAGCCTCCTAGTTTTAGTCGCTGAATCGGCGAAGCATCATCACAAACCAGCGTTTTCATCACAATATCTCTATAAACATGACGGCCATGCacagaaaacttttatttatgtgCATGAAAAGCCAAAGAAACACAAACATGACGAGCCAAATGATGGCTCTTACGAAGAGCCAACATTTTTTGAGGGATCACCAGAAGAAGAAGGGCCTACATTCAATGCTCCATCAAATGAAGGGCCTATTGTGAATGGGGGTCTAACAGTAGTTGAAGGACCTAAATTTGGAGCACCGACATACGAAGGCCCAGTTGAAGGACAAACATTTGGGGGCCCATCACTTGGGCCACCAACATTCAGTGTACCAACGTTTATCACACCGAATTTTGGAGGTAACTCTTTTGAAGGAGCGTCTAATGAGGAACAAAGTGAAGAAGATGTCAGCCACGATGGgcacaaaaaacacaaaaagcaCAAGAAACATGAAAAGCACGTCGATTACTAC acacACCCAAAATACAAGTTCGCCTACAAAGTAGAAGATGAGCACACTGGTGATAAGAAGTCCCAACATGAGCATCGTGATGGTGACAAGGTGAAAGGTTTCTATGAACTGCATCACCCTCACGCGGGACACAGGCATGTTCATTATCACGCTGACAAGCACAGTGG TTTCCATGCTGACGTGAAGCATAGCACACACCACGTGGTGCCGAAACATCATCATTAA
- the LOC113502644 gene encoding histidine-rich glycoprotein-like — protein MFAKGFVLATALAAVLAVPQNYHHNHGHASSSQSIVLHQAHELQHDYQGHQQEHYQQGHQANQHGGQHGHASSSQSIVLHQTHEPQHHGGQNYEGHEQGHYYGGHQEQHGHASSAQSLHQHHGHGTVKHVEYYVR, from the exons atgttCGCTAAG GGTTTCGTATTGGCCACGGCTTTGGCAGCGGTACTAGCTGTGCCACAAAACTATCACCACAATCACGGCCACGCGTCCTCATCTCAGAGTATTGTACTGCACCAAGCCCACGAGCTTCAACACGACTACCAGGGTCACCAGCAGGAACATTACCAACAAGGACACCAAGCAAACCAACATGGAGGACAACATGGCCACGCTTCTTCATCACAGAGCATTGTGTTGCATCAAACTCACGAGCCTCAGCACCATGGAGGCCAAAATTATGAGGGACACGAGCAGGGACATTACTACGGAGGTCACCAGGAACAACACGGTCACGCTTCCTCAGCACAAAGCCTCCACCAGCACCACGGACATGGGACCGTCAAACACGTTGAATACTATGTaagataa
- the LOC113502641 gene encoding histidine-rich glycoprotein-like → MYKVILAAALVATVAALPQYDHSHGHDDHHGHGHAVSSQSVVILQTHPTHHEPALHEENHGDYHHEPVHHEQYHHEPIHHEQRTQHETVHHQEYNHEPVHHEQYHHEPIHHEQHTQHQTVHHQEYNHEPVHHEQHTQHETVNHHESVHHGQASSAHHGHATEQHVEYYSHPKYEFAYQVSDPHTHDIKSQHEARDGDVVKGAYSLHQPDGTVRLVEYHSDHKNGFNADVKIEGHAQHIVPDHHHHHH, encoded by the exons ATGTACAAG gtCATCTTAGCCGCCGCTCTCGTCGCGACAGTCGCCGCACTACCGCAGTACGACCACAGCCACGGTCACGACGACCACCACGGTCACGGACACGCCGTCTCCTCGCAGAGCGTTGTCATCCTCCAAACTCACCCCACCCACCACGAGCCCGCGCTCCACGAGGAGAACCACGGTGACTACCACCATGAGCCTGTCCACCACGAACAGTACCACCACGAGCCAATCCATCATGAACAGCGCACCCAACATGAAACCGTCCATCACCAGGAATACAACCATGAGCCTGTCCACCACGAACAGTATCACCACGAGCCCATTCATCATGAACAGCACACCCAACACCAGACTGTCCATCACCAGGAATACAACCATGAGCCCGTTCACCATGAACAGCACACCCAACATGAGACTGTCAACCATCACGAATCTGTCCACCACGGTCAAGCTTCCTCAGCTCACCACGGACATGCCACCGAACAACACGTTGAATACTAC tctCATCCTAAATACGAGTTCGCTTACCAAGTGTCTGACCCCCACACTCATGACATCAAGTCCCAGCACGAGGCGCGCGATGGTGACGTTGTGAAGGGCGCGTACAGCCTGCACCAGCCCGACGGCACTGTCAGGCTTGTTGAGTACCACTCCGACCATAAAAACGG ATTCAACGCCGACGTGAAGATCGAGGGTCACGCCCAGCACATCGTCCccgatcatcatcatcaccatcattgA
- the LOC113502637 gene encoding adult-specific cuticular protein ACP-20-like has translation FKNLLIVLQVLCFVALVASLEVVLGHGHGFSSQYIHRHDGPAHAVHVHGHDGGHGHGHGHDGGHGHVDYYAYPKYEFGYKVEDPHTGDIKSQHEHRDGDVVKGYYALHQPDGSVRHVDYHGDKHSGFHADVKHSTHHIIILIATVIAVLAAEPQHGHYHDHHQGHASSSQSLHQHHSHETEKHSHPKYEFSYQVKDPHTHDIKSQHETRDGHVVHGEYSLHQPDGRVRTVKYHADHKSG, from the exons TTTAAGAATCTTCTAATTGTTCTCCAGGTCCTTTGCTTTGTCGCTCTCGTAGCTTCTCTGGAGGTGGTTCTTGGACATGGGCACGGGTTCTCGTCCCAGTACATCCACCGTCATGACGGTCCCGCCCATGCGGTCCACGTTCACGGCCATGATGGTGGCCACGGACATGGTCATGGGCACGATGGTGGCCATGGACACGTTGACTACTAT GCCTACCCGAAATACGAGTTCGGATACAAAGTAGAGGACCCCCACACTGGTGACATTAAGTCTCAGCACGAGCACCGCGACGGAGACGTCGTCAAGGGCTACTACGCTCTGCACCAACCCGATGGTTCCGTCAGACATGTTGACTACCACGGTGACAAGCACTCTGG CTTCCACGCTGACGTTAAGCACAGCACCCACCACATC ATTATCCTAATTGCTACTGTCATCGCAGTACTTGCCGCGGAACCACAACATGGTCATTACCACGACCACCACCAAGGTCACGCCTCCTCATCACAGAGTCTCCACCAGCACCACTCACATGAGACCGAAAAACAC AGTCACCCTAAGTACGAGTTCTCTTACCAAGTAAAGGACCCCCACACACACGACATTAAGTCCCAGCACGAGACACGCGACGGTCACGTCGTGCACGGCGAGTACAGCCTGCACCAGCCCGACGGCAGGGTCAGGACTGTCAAGTACCACGCTGACCACAAGAGTGGGTGA
- the LOC113502642 gene encoding histidine-rich glycoprotein-like, translating to MFKVILATALVATVAALPQYDHGHGHDDHHGHGHAVSSQSVVIHQTHPTHHEPTHHEEHHDDYHHEPVHHEQYHHEPIHHEQHTQHQIVHHQEYNHEPVHHEQYHHEPIHHEQHTQHETVHHQEYNHEPVHHVEYHHQPIHHEISHHESVHHGQDSSAHHGHATEQHVEYYSHPKYEFAYQVSDPHTHDIKSQHEARDGDVVKGAYSLHQPDGTVRLVEYHSDHKTGFNADVKIEGHAQHIVPEHQHHHH from the exons atgtttaag GTTATTTTAGCCACCGCTCTCGTCGCGACAGTCGCCGCGCTGCCGCAGTACGACCACGGCCACGGTCACGACGACCACCACGGTCACGGACACGCCGTCTCCTCGCAGAGCGTTGTCATCCACCAAACTCACCCCACGCACCACGAGCCCACGCACCACGAGGAGCACCACGATGACTACCATCATGAGCCTGTCCACCACGAACAATACCACCATGAGCCCATCCATCATGAACAGCACACGCAACACCAGATCGTCCATCACCAGGAATATAACCATGAGCCTGTGCACCATGAACAGTACCATCACGAACCCATTCATCATGAACAGCACACCCAACACGAGACCGTCCACCACCAAGAATACAACCATGAGCCTGTCCACCACGTAGAATACCACCACCAGCCTATCCACCACGAAATCAGCCATCATGAATCTGTCCACCACGGTCAAGATTCCTCAGCTCACCACGGACATGCCACCGAACAACACGTTGAATACTAC tctCATCCTAAATACGAGTTCGCTTACCAAGTGTCGGACCCCCACACTCATGACATCAAGTCCCAGCACGAGGCGCGTGATGGTGACGTTGTGAAGGGCGCGTACAGCCTGCACCAGCCCGACGGCACTGTCAGGCTTGTTGAGTACCACTCCGATCACAAAACCGG ATTCAACGCCGACGTGAAGATCGAGGGTCACGCCCAGCACATCGTCCCCGAACATCAGCACCACCATCATTGA
- the LOC113502473 gene encoding cuticle protein 19-like, with translation MLQGHPKYEFAYQVTDPHTHDIKSQHETRDGHLVHGEYSLHQPDGRVRTVKYHADHKTGFNADVHYSGHAQHIVPEHSHHH, from the exons ATGCTTCAGGGTCATCCCAAATACGAGTTCGCTTACCAAGTGACGGACCCTCACACACACGACATCAAATCCCAGCACGAGACGCGCGACGGTCACCTCGTGCATGGCGAGTACAGCCTGCACCAGCCCGACGGCAGGGTCAGGACTGTCAAGTACCACGCCGACCACAAGACTGG ATTCAACGCTGACGTACACTACTCCGGTCACGCTCAACACATCGTCCCTGAACACTCTCACCACCACT
- the LOC113502639 gene encoding cuticle protein 19-like, with translation MFKIILIATVIAVLGAEPQHGHYHDHHHGHASSSQSLHQHHSHGTEKHVVYYGHPKYEFSYQVKDPHTHDIKSQHETRDGHVVHGEYSLHQPDGRVRTVKYHADHKTGFNADVHYSGHAQHIVPQHHHHH, from the exons atgttcaag ATTATCCTAATTGCTACTGTCATCGCAGTACTTGGCGCGGAACCACAACATGGTCATTACCACGACCACCACCACGGTCACGCCTCCTCATCACAGAGTCTCCACCAGCACCACTCACATGGGACCGAAAAACACGTCGTGTACTAC GGTCACCCTAAGTACGAGTTCTCTTACCAAGTGAAGGACCCTCACACACACGACATCAAGTCCCAGCACGAGACGCGCGACGGTCACGTCGTGCACGGCGAGTACAGCCTGCACCAGCCCGACGGCAGGGTCAGGACTGTCAAGTACCACGCTGACCACAAGACTGG ATTCAACGCCGACGTGCACTACTCCGGCCACGCCCAACACATCGTTCCTCAACATCATCACCATCactaa